In Vibrio neptunius, the following are encoded in one genomic region:
- a CDS encoding alpha/beta hydrolase, which yields MSEKIYFNTSNKFSVKKSLVNLTTRLHHTLAPSHAKQTARKLLLTPARTKPKNAQPQGLVIGEVQSKEGPLKTYQLGQGPVWVLTHGWSGTASQFFPLMEHIASQGYTALAYDHPGHGESGGLYGHIPAFVHGLEAILDSVDEVAGLAGHSMGTASAIECHHQKLVDKPLLLIAPVLDYLDNLFGSVARSGYSVRLFNAVVSEVEEQYRYPIQSIDPYNKLKLRQSKTIIVHDEGDKFTKFSVSQKAAQEMANVTLVATQGKGHGRVMKCAQVMQSFDELIA from the coding sequence ATGAGTGAGAAGATTTATTTTAATACCTCGAACAAGTTCAGTGTTAAGAAGAGTTTGGTTAACCTGACGACACGCTTACACCACACATTGGCCCCAAGTCATGCAAAGCAAACGGCGCGTAAACTGCTATTAACACCTGCGAGAACTAAGCCAAAGAATGCTCAACCTCAAGGTTTAGTTATAGGTGAAGTCCAATCTAAAGAAGGACCGCTTAAGACATATCAACTTGGTCAGGGCCCAGTTTGGGTGCTAACTCACGGCTGGTCTGGTACGGCGAGCCAATTTTTTCCACTGATGGAACATATTGCGTCGCAGGGATACACCGCACTGGCGTACGATCATCCGGGGCATGGTGAAAGTGGTGGCTTGTACGGGCATATTCCGGCGTTTGTTCATGGCTTGGAGGCAATTCTTGATAGCGTGGATGAAGTGGCGGGTTTAGCGGGGCACAGTATGGGTACCGCTTCGGCGATTGAGTGCCACCATCAGAAACTGGTCGACAAGCCATTACTGCTTATTGCTCCGGTGTTGGACTACCTGGATAACCTGTTTGGCAGTGTCGCCCGTTCTGGCTACTCGGTGCGTTTGTTCAATGCGGTGGTGTCGGAAGTGGAAGAGCAATACCGCTATCCAATTCAGTCGATTGACCCTTACAACAAGCTCAAGTTACGTCAGTCGAAAACCATCATAGTGCATGACGAAGGGGACAAATTTACCAAGTTCTCTGTATCGCAGAAAGCGGCGCAGGAGATGGCTAATGTCACCTTGGTGGCGACTCAGGGGAAAGGGCATGGGAGAGTAATGAAATGCGCTCAAGTCATGCAAAGTTTTGATGAGTTGATTGCGTAG
- a CDS encoding DUF1311 domain-containing protein yields the protein MKLFKLLVPLLMFPFSPYAQSFEERPVENFLTLSEFSSVGEFEQYIDTYVQDCLDHSYGGSLSVRCFIRYEVWDRELNNYYRRLYRSLSVDGKERLKNSQLSWLKTRDTAIEFNSFLLDQRYKNKSGTMYIAMRAGDADQAISPMIKHRALLLKSWLAVQGEH from the coding sequence ATGAAGCTATTTAAGCTACTTGTTCCTTTACTGATGTTTCCATTTTCACCCTACGCTCAGTCATTTGAAGAAAGGCCAGTAGAGAATTTTTTAACCCTAAGTGAATTTTCATCTGTTGGTGAATTTGAACAATATATTGATACCTATGTACAAGATTGTTTAGATCATAGTTATGGTGGCTCCCTTTCGGTGAGATGTTTTATTCGTTACGAAGTTTGGGATCGGGAACTGAACAACTATTATCGACGCCTTTATAGAAGCTTAAGCGTAGATGGCAAAGAGCGTTTGAAAAATAGCCAGTTATCATGGTTAAAAACGAGGGATACGGCGATTGAGTTTAATAGCTTTTTACTGGATCAAAGATATAAAAACAAATCTGGTACTATGTACATCGCAATGAGAGCAGGGGATGCAGATCAAGCTATAAGTCCAATGATTAAACACAGAGCATTACTGCTTAAGTCTTGGTTAGCGGTCCAAGGTGAACATTAA
- a CDS encoding MAPEG family protein — protein MITALYASVLAMLMIWLSIEVIKQRRSAKVAYADGGVNALQVARSAQGNAMDYIPITLFLMAMVEYNGASPWMIHIAGVVFVIGRLLHAKAVLAEKLKGRITGMKLTFLTMVALIVLNLVYLPFGKLW, from the coding sequence ATGATTACAGCGCTTTACGCGTCGGTGTTAGCCATGTTGATGATATGGTTGTCGATAGAGGTCATTAAACAGCGTCGCAGTGCCAAGGTTGCTTATGCTGATGGTGGAGTTAATGCCCTTCAGGTTGCCCGCAGTGCGCAAGGCAATGCCATGGACTATATTCCAATCACTTTGTTCTTGATGGCGATGGTTGAATATAACGGAGCCAGCCCTTGGATGATCCATATAGCCGGTGTTGTATTTGTCATTGGCCGACTTCTGCACGCTAAGGCGGTATTAGCTGAGAAGCTAAAAGGCCGTATTACTGGTATGAAATTAACCTTTCTGACGATGGTGGCACTTATTGTTCTTAACCTCGTTTATCTACCGTTTGGAAAGCTATGGTAA
- a CDS encoding GFA family protein, protein MMLGSCQCKAVQFRVTGDFKRIVNCHCTLCRKMNGAAFSTYVAVLTTDFDLISGNLVSCDVTENARKHFCGQCGTPIFNSNPRYAGLNILHLGSLDTESPQELKPEVNIYDESKVSWLDDLSDLPAFKKAMS, encoded by the coding sequence ATGATGTTAGGAAGTTGCCAATGTAAGGCGGTTCAGTTTAGAGTAACAGGTGATTTTAAGCGCATTGTAAATTGTCACTGTACATTGTGTCGAAAAATGAATGGTGCAGCATTCTCAACTTATGTTGCTGTATTGACGACTGATTTTGACCTGATTAGTGGCAATTTGGTCTCTTGTGATGTGACAGAGAATGCGCGTAAACATTTCTGTGGGCAATGTGGTACTCCAATTTTCAATTCAAACCCAAGATACGCCGGTTTAAACATTCTGCATTTAGGTAGTCTCGATACGGAGTCTCCGCAGGAACTTAAACCAGAGGTCAATATTTATGATGAGTCAAAAGTGAGCTGGTTAGACGATCTCTCTGATTTACCCGCGTTCAAAAAAGCAATGAGCTGA
- a CDS encoding transposase: MTTARKQLISIEATSYYHCVSRCVRRSFLCGEDPQTLVSYEHRREWIVNKMHSLAELYCIDICAYAIMSNHYHLVVNINRERALGLSHHQVVERWGMAHKLPPIVQRWLDGQLTHPMEQETCIEIIERWRERLWDLSWYMKELNYDIACKANKEDNCTGHFWESRFKSQALLDEKALAAAMAYVDLNPIRAGIATKPEDSEFTSIKARIDALNQQQSTAPCLHPFIGHESHSKREGIPFRLMDYLELVDWTARQIRPNKASMNTSLPPILDRLGGNRNNWLKVCTQLEKFHVTAVGSQAKAIIAKTALNKKKLHLLTFE, from the coding sequence ATGACAACTGCGCGCAAGCAACTTATCTCGATTGAAGCCACATCCTATTATCACTGCGTTTCTCGTTGTGTGAGGCGTAGCTTTTTATGTGGTGAAGACCCACAAACCCTAGTGAGTTATGAGCACCGCCGGGAGTGGATTGTCAACAAAATGCACTCGCTTGCTGAGCTCTACTGCATCGATATTTGTGCTTACGCCATCATGAGTAATCACTACCACTTAGTCGTCAATATCAATCGAGAGAGAGCTTTGGGCTTATCACATCATCAGGTTGTTGAACGCTGGGGGATGGCGCATAAGTTACCCCCTATTGTTCAACGCTGGCTTGATGGCCAGCTTACTCACCCGATGGAACAGGAAACATGTATCGAGATCATTGAGCGTTGGCGAGAACGTCTGTGGGATTTAAGCTGGTATATGAAGGAGCTTAACTACGATATTGCTTGCAAAGCGAACAAAGAAGACAACTGCACTGGGCATTTCTGGGAAAGCCGATTTAAAAGCCAAGCTTTGCTGGATGAAAAAGCCCTAGCCGCTGCGATGGCGTACGTAGACCTCAATCCTATTCGAGCAGGCATTGCCACTAAACCCGAAGACTCAGAATTCACTTCCATCAAAGCTCGAATCGACGCCTTAAACCAACAGCAATCTACAGCCCCTTGCCTTCATCCATTTATCGGTCACGAGAGCCACTCAAAAAGAGAAGGTATTCCTTTTCGATTGATGGATTATCTTGAATTAGTCGACTGGACAGCCCGTCAAATTCGGCCCAATAAAGCATCGATGAATACCAGCCTGCCACCCATATTAGATAGGCTTGGGGGAAACAGAAACAACTGGCTCAAGGTGTGTACTCAATTGGAGAAATTTCACGTCACGGCGGTAGGCAGTCAAGCCAAGGCTATCATCGCCAAAACCGCTCTGAATAAGAAAAAGCTTCATTTACTCACCTTTGAGTAA
- a CDS encoding DUF3081 domain-containing protein has product MKNELDPTKILHAYETVMSNGTPTEYGKMYEGIEAFSDYDGYSVYLRGNGVELKIGFHNTYHLDYDQEHLRDSFLKKVATLAK; this is encoded by the coding sequence ATGAAAAACGAACTCGACCCGACCAAGATACTTCACGCGTATGAGACGGTGATGTCGAACGGGACGCCGACTGAATATGGCAAGATGTATGAAGGGATAGAAGCCTTCTCGGACTACGATGGGTACAGTGTGTATTTACGTGGTAACGGCGTTGAGCTTAAGATCGGTTTCCACAATACCTATCATTTGGATTACGATCAGGAGCATCTGCGTGACTCCTTCCTCAAGAAAGTCGCCACACTCGCAAAGTAA
- a CDS encoding TetR/AcrR family transcriptional regulator, translating to MSKGKVTRDNILSKAFELASENGLESLTIGELAKQCGMSKSGLFAHFNSKDNLQNAVLEHANLIFTQRVITPAREQSARSQEQKIRTLLDNWLGWNHSFQGSCMFLDAWKETNSETNLTQKALKKTIATWIEYLRIQVAKGVENGEFRQDLEPKQATFELYGLYLSAHLFYSIHGEQESYQHFWQGVERMITSWK from the coding sequence ATGAGCAAAGGTAAAGTAACCCGAGACAATATCTTGAGTAAGGCATTTGAACTGGCTAGTGAAAATGGGCTGGAAAGCCTGACGATCGGTGAATTAGCTAAGCAATGTGGGATGTCTAAAAGTGGTTTGTTTGCCCATTTTAACTCCAAAGATAACTTACAGAACGCGGTTTTGGAGCATGCGAACCTGATTTTTACCCAACGGGTGATTACGCCAGCGAGAGAGCAAAGTGCCCGTAGCCAAGAGCAGAAGATTCGGACTCTGTTGGATAACTGGCTGGGCTGGAATCATTCTTTTCAGGGCAGTTGCATGTTTTTGGATGCATGGAAAGAAACCAATTCAGAAACGAATCTAACGCAGAAAGCGCTGAAAAAAACCATCGCAACTTGGATCGAATACTTGCGAATTCAAGTCGCGAAAGGGGTCGAAAATGGTGAATTTCGTCAGGATCTTGAACCCAAACAGGCCACTTTTGAGTTGTATGGCTTGTATTTAAGTGCTCACCTGTTTTATTCAATACACGGGGAGCAGGAGAGCTATCAACATTTCTGGCAAGGCGTTGAACGCATGATAACAAGCTGGAAATAA
- a CDS encoding DUF413 domain-containing protein yields MSDTLFRHGKKRFYDNTKFPRGFAKSGDFTLAEEEILTLYGDTMQGLEMGTLEPENAEEKHFIKVIENPGKAKSKLERVWLKYVQLARGRKRFHTLNGRSKPDATEDYSEDVSLAEED; encoded by the coding sequence ATGTCTGACACTCTATTTCGTCACGGCAAAAAACGTTTTTATGACAACACAAAGTTCCCACGAGGATTTGCTAAGTCTGGAGATTTTACGCTTGCAGAAGAGGAAATCCTAACGCTTTATGGGGATACGATGCAGGGTTTGGAAATGGGAACCCTGGAACCAGAAAACGCCGAGGAAAAGCACTTTATTAAGGTGATAGAAAACCCTGGTAAAGCCAAATCCAAACTGGAGCGAGTCTGGCTCAAGTACGTACAGTTAGCGCGTGGTCGTAAGCGTTTCCACACCCTCAATGGTCGCAGTAAGCCAGACGCCACTGAAGACTATTCTGAAGATGTCAGCCTAGCTGAAGAAGACTAG
- a CDS encoding DNA mismatch repair protein, with protein sequence MPFKVPPAWSLVLVGLVLNILAIVMSSVVLDRLSAELSTLAEQKDENIYSIQLAWSSVETLERKREAMLLHLSQADDDEIDDALQTVLQGQLSAWLGGSVPQISRENLSPLMMQINQAQQGYRNQIDDYYLNNLTITEVMAALNEKIAWYKNIGLFLQVFGLALILARDLARKP encoded by the coding sequence ATGCCTTTCAAAGTTCCGCCTGCTTGGTCTCTGGTATTGGTTGGTCTAGTTCTCAACATTCTTGCGATTGTAATGTCGAGTGTGGTGTTAGACAGGTTAAGTGCGGAACTCTCGACCCTGGCAGAACAGAAAGACGAAAATATCTATTCGATTCAGCTCGCATGGAGCAGTGTCGAAACCTTGGAGCGTAAACGCGAGGCTATGTTGTTACACCTTAGTCAAGCGGATGATGATGAGATTGATGACGCGCTGCAAACTGTGCTTCAAGGTCAACTCAGTGCTTGGTTAGGCGGAAGTGTTCCGCAGATCAGCCGTGAAAATTTGAGCCCATTAATGATGCAGATTAATCAGGCTCAGCAGGGTTATCGTAATCAGATTGATGACTACTACCTGAACAACCTTACCATTACCGAAGTAATGGCGGCTTTGAATGAAAAAATCGCCTGGTACAAAAATATCGGTCTATTTTTGCAAGTCTTTGGCCTGGCTTTGATTCTCGCGCGTGATTTGGCTAGAAAGCCTTAA
- a CDS encoding DASS family sodium-coupled anion symporter, with protein MNRNDSVPLPTNTREWLLNRNSLIVLANVALFATLYFTLPFEPQVVLGLSMLTFVAILWLTEALHVTVTAILVPVMAVLFGVFDTQTALNNFANSIIFLFLGGFALAAAMHRQGLDKVIADKVLIIAKGKMSVAVFMLFGVTAALSMWISNTATTAMMLPLVLGVLSKVNSESGHKTYVFVLLGIAYSASIGGIATIVGSPPNAIAAAEVGLSFTDWMRFGLPTAIILLPIAVAVLFLVLKPDLNGQFELNDAPVNWDKGKIVTLGIFAVTVCLWIFSKPINALIGGYAKFDTVVALGAIVAVNFARVVHWKDIEKTADWGVLLLFGGGICLSNVLKATGTSVFLANGLSELISHLGIFFIVAVIAVFVVFLTEFASNTASAALLIPVFASVAEAFGLSPVVLSVLIAVAASCAFMLPVATPPNAIVFGSGHVKQSEMMRVGLILNIACIVVLTFIAMTFWA; from the coding sequence ATGAATAGAAATGATAGTGTTCCATTGCCCACAAACACTCGGGAGTGGCTGTTAAACCGCAACAGCCTGATTGTTCTCGCCAATGTCGCCTTATTCGCGACCCTCTACTTTACACTGCCCTTCGAACCTCAGGTCGTGCTTGGCCTGAGCATGCTAACGTTTGTCGCCATTCTCTGGCTGACTGAAGCGTTGCACGTTACCGTTACCGCTATTCTGGTGCCCGTTATGGCGGTTTTATTTGGTGTGTTTGATACTCAAACGGCCTTAAATAATTTTGCCAATTCCATCATCTTCTTGTTCCTTGGTGGCTTTGCATTAGCTGCGGCGATGCATCGTCAGGGGCTAGATAAAGTCATTGCTGATAAAGTGTTGATCATTGCGAAAGGCAAGATGAGCGTTGCCGTCTTTATGCTGTTTGGTGTGACGGCTGCGTTGTCCATGTGGATCAGTAATACGGCGACCACAGCGATGATGTTGCCGCTAGTGCTCGGTGTCTTGAGTAAAGTCAATTCTGAAAGTGGCCACAAAACTTATGTGTTTGTCCTGCTCGGAATCGCTTACAGCGCCAGTATCGGCGGTATCGCGACCATCGTTGGCAGCCCACCGAATGCTATTGCAGCGGCCGAAGTGGGGCTGAGTTTTACAGATTGGATGCGCTTTGGCCTGCCGACTGCCATCATCTTGCTGCCTATCGCTGTCGCAGTCTTGTTCCTGGTACTGAAGCCAGACCTGAACGGCCAGTTTGAACTTAACGATGCTCCAGTCAACTGGGATAAAGGTAAAATTGTCACCTTAGGTATTTTTGCTGTAACGGTTTGCCTGTGGATTTTCAGTAAGCCAATCAATGCGTTGATTGGTGGGTACGCTAAGTTCGACACGGTTGTTGCTTTGGGTGCGATTGTCGCGGTTAACTTTGCTCGAGTAGTGCATTGGAAAGATATCGAGAAGACGGCAGACTGGGGAGTACTGTTGTTGTTTGGTGGCGGTATCTGTCTTAGCAACGTACTCAAGGCAACCGGCACTAGCGTATTCTTAGCCAACGGTTTGAGTGAATTGATTTCACACCTAGGCATCTTCTTTATTGTTGCGGTGATTGCTGTATTTGTGGTCTTTCTGACAGAGTTTGCTAGCAACACCGCCAGTGCGGCGCTGCTTATCCCCGTATTCGCCAGCGTGGCAGAAGCGTTCGGATTGTCGCCTGTGGTGCTTTCGGTATTGATCGCCGTGGCGGCCTCTTGTGCCTTTATGCTGCCCGTTGCTACTCCGCCCAATGCTATTGTATTTGGCTCGGGTCACGTTAAGCAAAGCGAAATGATGCGTGTTGGCCTGATCCTCAATATCGCGTGTATTGTCGTACTGACCTTTATCGCCATGACATTCTGGGCGTAA
- a CDS encoding entericidin EcnAB, which produces MRLSLIATAIALLIGGCSNTWQGVKDDSSKVWDDTKQAIHEATAEE; this is translated from the coding sequence ATGAGACTTTCATTGATTGCGACGGCGATTGCTCTGCTGATTGGTGGCTGTTCTAACACATGGCAAGGCGTTAAAGATGACTCTTCAAAAGTATGGGACGACACCAAACAAGCCATTCATGAAGCTACCGCTGAAGAGTAA
- a CDS encoding GFA family protein, translating into MYKGSCLCGSIQFELDGNVTDIIHCHCSLCRKASGSAYATNGFINAQDLKLTDSGETLTFYESSEGKRKYFCKACGAPIYSSNAKSPELYRLRLGALDSEIAERPISNNFVTSKANWEDLSAELPHYERHEPGRK; encoded by the coding sequence ATGTATAAGGGAAGTTGTTTGTGCGGTTCAATCCAATTTGAACTTGATGGTAATGTAACGGACATTATTCACTGTCATTGCTCGTTGTGTCGCAAAGCAAGTGGAAGTGCTTACGCGACGAATGGTTTCATTAATGCACAGGATCTGAAGTTAACAGACAGTGGTGAGACGCTTACCTTTTATGAGAGTAGCGAAGGGAAGCGCAAGTACTTTTGTAAAGCGTGTGGCGCCCCTATCTATAGTTCAAACGCCAAATCTCCTGAGTTGTATCGTCTCCGTTTAGGGGCACTAGACAGTGAAATAGCAGAACGCCCTATCTCTAACAATTTTGTGACATCAAAAGCGAACTGGGAAGACCTAAGTGCGGAGTTACCCCATTACGAGAGGCATGAGCCCGGGCGAAAGTAG
- a CDS encoding EamA family transporter — protein MAIAIAFLRSSPFQLNRQFERSHPKTSVWNVIGVGVFLGVLKFSFLFVAMASDVSAGLSSLLLQAQVVFTILLSVVLWKESMNRYQLVGMGLACIGFSLFFYTAGGNATALGITLILCAAAFWAVSNLIMKRIGDVNLLHFMIWVSLIPPLPLFLVSWHFETNQPLTLLLATTEKSWLSLLYVSYISTLAAFALWGWLLKNHPAAVVTPFALLIPVVGIVGSNLLLNEQLTHLEMLGGGLILFGLSVSVLGLRLYHFISQRQRLNSAI, from the coding sequence ATGGCAATTGCCATAGCTTTCTTGCGATCCAGTCCATTTCAATTAAATCGCCAATTCGAAAGGTCACATCCTAAAACCTCTGTATGGAATGTCATTGGTGTTGGCGTGTTTTTAGGAGTTCTTAAGTTTAGCTTCCTATTTGTGGCGATGGCGTCTGATGTTTCAGCGGGGCTCTCCTCATTATTACTGCAAGCACAAGTGGTATTTACTATTTTGCTCAGCGTCGTGTTGTGGAAAGAATCAATGAACCGATACCAACTCGTCGGCATGGGGCTCGCCTGCATTGGATTCAGTCTGTTTTTCTATACCGCGGGAGGCAATGCAACCGCTTTAGGAATAACGCTTATTTTATGTGCTGCGGCCTTTTGGGCAGTCTCAAATCTGATTATGAAAAGAATAGGTGATGTGAATTTATTGCATTTCATGATTTGGGTTAGCCTGATCCCTCCTCTTCCATTATTCTTGGTGTCTTGGCACTTCGAAACCAATCAGCCTTTGACTTTGTTATTGGCAACAACAGAAAAATCTTGGCTGTCTTTACTGTATGTCAGCTACATCTCTACTTTGGCAGCTTTCGCTTTGTGGGGTTGGCTGCTTAAAAATCATCCAGCTGCTGTTGTTACGCCTTTTGCTCTGTTGATACCTGTCGTGGGTATTGTCGGCTCCAATCTGCTTTTAAATGAGCAGTTAACCCATTTAGAGATGCTTGGCGGGGGATTGATTTTATTTGGATTATCCGTGTCCGTTTTAGGTCTGCGCCTTTATCACTTCATATCTCAGCGCCAGCGTTTGAATAGCGCCATATAG